In Miniphocaeibacter halophilus, the following proteins share a genomic window:
- a CDS encoding cell wall-binding repeat-containing protein: MNKKIKRFLSYLMIFSLLISIPSISLANETTNDNGSQPTTSTPIIGKPTTTIYQMKQWAKSKGANQLFIDLANDFYNISLARGVDPAVTYTQSAKETNFMKFTGVLDASYNNPCGMKNSAGGGDYDGEAHKRFNSWSDGIYAQVDHLALYAGKSGYPKYSADLHNWYLEEGNGNSYNVTALKRNGTTTDPRHFSSIFGKCPTVESLGANWAPSETYGEDIVKYMNELYTFPYSTVIRYAGSDRYETAKLINKAAGVYSSTAIISSGQSFPDTIIASILAGQLEGKLFINKPNTVTSEINSAVESGSIKTIYTVGGNALPNSFKNTLKSKGIELINLVGPNRYDTSALVAEKSDNNSKVILANGNIFADSLSMTPVALQNDYSLVLTDGNRITDSVRKVLNNAKEVIIVGGTNTISASIGDNLKKSGKKVSRISGTDRYATSISIANSYFKNTDFVLTASGNNYADALMGTTLSNRLKAPIILVNGDKLSNSQINYLESNKINTLYILGGNSSISKKLESNIKSLLDK, from the coding sequence ATGAACAAAAAAATAAAACGATTTTTAAGTTATTTAATGATTTTTTCATTATTAATTTCAATTCCAAGTATTTCCTTGGCTAATGAAACTACTAATGATAATGGTAGTCAACCAACTACTTCAACTCCCATAATTGGAAAACCAACTACAACTATTTATCAAATGAAGCAATGGGCTAAAAGTAAAGGCGCTAATCAATTATTTATAGATTTAGCAAATGATTTTTATAATATATCCCTTGCAAGAGGTGTTGATCCGGCTGTAACCTATACTCAATCAGCTAAGGAAACCAATTTTATGAAATTTACAGGTGTTTTAGATGCAAGTTATAACAATCCATGTGGAATGAAAAATTCTGCTGGCGGTGGTGACTATGACGGAGAAGCTCATAAAAGGTTTAATTCTTGGTCTGATGGAATTTATGCTCAAGTAGATCACTTAGCATTGTATGCCGGAAAATCCGGTTATCCTAAATATTCTGCAGATTTGCATAATTGGTATCTTGAAGAAGGAAACGGAAACTCTTATAATGTTACAGCCTTAAAGAGAAATGGAACTACTACAGATCCTAGACATTTTTCATCTATTTTTGGTAAATGTCCAACTGTTGAATCCCTTGGTGCAAATTGGGCTCCTAGTGAAACATATGGTGAAGATATAGTAAAATATATGAATGAACTTTATACTTTTCCTTATTCAACAGTTATACGATATGCAGGTTCAGACAGGTATGAAACAGCTAAGCTAATAAATAAGGCTGCAGGAGTATATTCAAGTACAGCAATAATTTCTTCTGGTCAAAGTTTTCCCGATACAATTATTGCATCTATATTAGCTGGTCAATTAGAAGGAAAATTATTTATAAATAAACCAAATACAGTTACTTCAGAAATTAATTCTGCAGTTGAATCCGGTAGCATTAAAACCATATATACTGTTGGCGGAAATGCTTTACCAAATAGTTTTAAAAATACTTTGAAAAGTAAGGGTATTGAATTAATTAATTTAGTAGGACCTAACAGATATGACACATCTGCTTTAGTTGCTGAAAAATCAGATAATAATTCAAAAGTGATTTTAGCAAATGGTAACATCTTTGCCGATTCCTTAAGTATGACACCGGTAGCCTTACAAAATGATTATTCTTTAGTTTTAACAGACGGTAATAGAATAACGGATTCTGTAAGAAAGGTTTTAAATAATGCAAAGGAAGTTATTATAGTAGGTGGAACAAATACCATAAGTGCTTCCATAGGTGATAATCTTAAAAAGTCAGGTAAGAAAGTATCCCGTATTTCCGGTACAGATAGATATGCAACATCTATTTCAATAGCTAACTCATATTTTAAAAACACGGATTTCGTTTTAACTGCTTCTGGTAATAACTATGCAGATGCTTTAATGGGAACTACTTTATCCAATAGACTTAAGGCTCCTATCATATTGGTTAATGGAGATAAACTATCAAACTCTCAAATTAATTATTTAGAATCTAATAAAATTAATACACTATATATACTAGGTGGAAATAGCTCTATAAGTAAAAAACTTGAATCTAATATTAAAAGTCTTTTAGATAAATAA
- a CDS encoding YcxB family protein gives MSNQVLFENKYDFDDKSLKKYVKTITKGSRISALFVTVAGVIFAIMEYRNNSKIFSAVLGGIAIVGLLAYFITVPRTLKNIRNQENILSEKIIQITFNHMNIFENNKERKVKFGEIVSVLEDDESMYLMVDKTKGVIIKKSGFTKGTFEEFKKFIDKKFIRQQPTTGG, from the coding sequence ATGAGCAATCAAGTATTATTTGAAAATAAGTACGATTTTGATGATAAATCATTAAAAAAATATGTAAAAACAATAACTAAAGGTTCGAGAATATCGGCATTATTTGTAACTGTTGCAGGTGTAATATTCGCAATTATGGAATATAGGAATAATAGTAAAATATTTAGTGCTGTTTTAGGTGGGATAGCCATTGTAGGATTATTGGCTTATTTTATAACTGTACCTAGGACTTTGAAAAATATAAGAAATCAAGAAAACATACTTTCTGAAAAAATTATACAGATTACCTTCAATCATATGAATATTTTTGAAAATAATAAAGAAAGAAAGGTAAAATTTGGAGAGATAGTTAGTGTTTTGGAAGATGATGAAAGTATGTACCTTATGGTAGATAAAACCAAGGGTGTAATAATAAAAAAATCGGGTTTCACCAAGGGAACTTTTGAAGAATTTAAAAAATTTATAGATAAGAAATTTATTAGACAGCAGCCAACAACTGGTGGCTGA
- a CDS encoding YcxB family protein, which translates to MEPELLYRNEYILKKEDLKKFYNLIFAKYKIILFTIGIVGIIIGFLFLRAKEEIIGIILLLVSIFVMGMSFYIVRYLVKKRHLNLQYIIKFYNTNLILTVGENKENIRYELIEKVLEVDDAFYLMISSRDGIIVKKKSFVKGSYNKFYDFINKKVKTEEIIEVKGG; encoded by the coding sequence ATGGAACCGGAACTTTTATATAGAAATGAATATATATTAAAAAAAGAAGATTTGAAAAAGTTTTATAATTTAATATTTGCAAAATATAAGATTATACTTTTTACAATAGGAATTGTTGGAATAATTATTGGATTTTTATTTTTAAGGGCCAAAGAAGAGATTATTGGTATTATTTTATTGCTTGTAAGTATATTTGTAATGGGAATGTCCTTTTATATAGTTAGGTATTTGGTAAAAAAGAGACATCTTAATTTACAATATATTATAAAATTTTATAATACTAATTTAATATTAACAGTTGGTGAAAATAAAGAAAATATAAGGTATGAATTAATTGAGAAGGTATTAGAAGTAGATGATGCTTTTTATCTTATGATTTCTAGTAGGGATGGAATAATAGTAAAGAAGAAGTCTTTTGTTAAAGGAAGTTATAACAAATTTTATGATTTCATAAATAAAAAGGTAAAAACAGAGGAAATAATAGAAGTAAAAGGAGGTTGA